Proteins co-encoded in one Flavobacterium fluviale genomic window:
- a CDS encoding DUF4280 domain-containing protein, which translates to MSDKHMVVQGAICKCTLSVEPKTDILKVKTQSKHYANDKDCEKLLATTKDIGKTLEKNTFGKCKKQPSGNDYLPCQVQITEWRKFYEKVTLSNEGKILLEDSRATCAMGLPDCIEIINHGQIAQPSKQNFVKANPDVQNKINPLLDLNAVGKPKSDFTGIEQK; encoded by the coding sequence ATGAGTGATAAACATATGGTAGTTCAAGGTGCTATTTGTAAGTGTACATTGAGCGTTGAGCCGAAAACAGACATTTTGAAAGTAAAAACACAATCAAAGCATTATGCCAATGATAAAGACTGTGAAAAACTCCTTGCCACAACAAAAGATATTGGCAAAACATTAGAGAAAAATACATTTGGTAAATGCAAAAAGCAGCCTTCAGGTAATGATTATTTACCCTGTCAAGTTCAAATAACAGAATGGAGAAAATTCTATGAAAAAGTTACTTTAAGTAATGAAGGAAAAATATTGCTTGAAGACAGCAGGGCAACTTGTGCAATGGGGTTACCTGATTGTATAGAAATAATTAATCATGGACAAATTGCACAGCCATCAAAACAAAACTTTGTAAAAGCCAATCCTGATGTGCAGAATAAAATTAATCCTTTGCTGGATTTAAATGCAGTTGGCAAACCAAAGTCGGATTTTACAGGAATAGAACAAAAATAA
- a CDS encoding SUF system Fe-S cluster assembly protein, translating into MEQEIDTNELGESIVRILKGIYDPEIPVDIYELGLIYDVMVNTDYEVKILMTLTSPNCPVAESLPREVEEKVKTIEHIKDVEVEITFDPPWSKDLMSEEAKLELGML; encoded by the coding sequence ATGGAACAAGAAATAGACACAAACGAATTAGGAGAATCAATCGTAAGAATTTTAAAAGGAATTTACGATCCTGAAATCCCTGTAGATATTTACGAATTAGGATTAATTTACGACGTAATGGTAAATACAGATTACGAAGTAAAAATTCTAATGACTTTAACTTCTCCAAACTGCCCAGTTGCAGAAAGCTTACCACGCGAAGTGGAAGAGAAAGTAAAAACAATCGAACACATTAAAGATGTTGAAGTAGAAATTACTTTCGATCCGCCTTGGAGTAAAGATTTAATGAGCGAAGAAGCAAAATTAGAATTAGGAATGCTTTAA
- a CDS encoding DUF3078 domain-containing protein: protein MRKLALLLCILANFAIVQAQNSEKELIQNTEKAVKKINDTIEGEGWKAKGTVSLLLNQSSFNNWIAGGEDSFSGTLGVNYDFNYKKDDVTWDNKILASYGLLQTKNTDFGKKTDDRLEFNSIVGKRAFGEWYYSFFLNFRTQFTTGYIYGQDANGKEIRTEQTKFMSPGYLTTGPGIYWSKDENLKINFAPLTSKFTFVDNAYTSGIDRFTGLPYVDGDYFGVDEGKTMRYELGFYTSVYYKLAIMTNVTAENTLNLYSNYLEDPQNVDINYSLNIIMKINKFLSANFAFQAIYDDNAFKGLQTRQVFGLGVNFGF from the coding sequence ATGAGAAAGCTGGCGTTATTACTATGCATTTTAGCGAACTTTGCTATTGTTCAGGCACAAAATTCAGAGAAAGAATTAATTCAGAATACCGAAAAAGCAGTAAAAAAAATCAATGATACTATTGAAGGAGAAGGCTGGAAAGCCAAAGGAACAGTTTCTCTTTTGTTAAACCAATCAAGTTTCAACAACTGGATTGCTGGTGGTGAAGATAGTTTCTCTGGAACTTTAGGAGTAAACTACGACTTCAATTATAAAAAAGACGACGTAACCTGGGATAATAAAATCCTTGCTTCTTACGGACTTTTACAAACTAAAAACACCGACTTCGGAAAAAAGACCGATGACCGTTTAGAGTTTAATTCAATAGTAGGAAAAAGAGCTTTTGGCGAATGGTATTACTCTTTCTTTTTAAACTTTAGAACTCAATTTACAACGGGTTACATTTATGGTCAGGATGCCAATGGAAAAGAAATTAGAACAGAACAAACTAAATTCATGTCTCCTGGATATCTTACCACTGGACCTGGTATTTACTGGTCTAAGGATGAAAATCTGAAAATAAATTTTGCACCGCTTACTTCAAAATTTACTTTTGTAGATAATGCTTATACAAGCGGAATCGATAGATTTACAGGTCTGCCTTACGTAGATGGAGATTATTTTGGTGTTGACGAAGGCAAAACCATGCGCTACGAACTGGGTTTTTATACTTCTGTTTATTATAAACTGGCGATTATGACCAATGTAACTGCAGAAAACACCTTAAATTTATATTCTAATTATTTAGAAGATCCTCAAAATGTTGATATCAACTACTCGCTGAATATCATCATGAAAATTAATAAATTCTTGTCGGCAAATTTTGCTTTCCAAGCTATATATGATGATAACGCTTTCAAAGGACTTCAAACTAGACAAGTTTTTGGTTTAGGAGTTAATTTCGGATTTTAA
- the hflX gene encoding GTPase HflX, which translates to MLEKEVINFERTVIVGIVTQNQSEEKLNEYLDELEFLTFTAGGEVIKRFSQKMERPNPKTFVGTGKIDDINLFVKENKISTVIFDDELTPSQQKNISRIIDCKILDRTNLILDIFAQRAETSYARTQVELAQCQYLLPRLSGLWTHLERQKGGIGMRGPGETEIETDRRIVRDRISLLKDKIKTIDKQMSIQRSNRGAMVRVALVGYTNVGKSTLMNAIGKSDVFVENKLFATLDTTVRKVVIKNLPFLLSDTVGFIRKLPTQLVDSFKSTLDEVREADLLLHVVDISHPDFEDHIESVNKTLQEIKSNDKPTIMVFNKIDAYRHLTIEEDDLITERTRRHYTLEEWKQTWMNDVGEGKALFISAREKENFEEFRETVYEAVRQIHITRFPYNKFLYPDYKDAVEKEEEKDEE; encoded by the coding sequence ATGTTAGAAAAAGAAGTTATAAATTTTGAGAGAACAGTAATTGTTGGAATTGTTACTCAAAATCAAAGTGAAGAAAAACTAAATGAATATTTAGACGAATTGGAGTTTTTGACATTTACCGCGGGTGGTGAAGTGATTAAGCGCTTTTCGCAAAAAATGGAACGCCCGAATCCCAAGACTTTTGTGGGTACGGGTAAAATTGATGACATCAATCTTTTTGTAAAAGAAAACAAAATATCGACTGTAATTTTTGATGATGAATTAACGCCTTCACAGCAAAAAAATATTTCGAGAATTATTGATTGTAAAATTCTGGATAGAACCAATTTAATTCTAGATATTTTTGCACAGCGAGCTGAAACTTCTTACGCAAGAACTCAGGTAGAATTGGCTCAATGTCAATACTTACTTCCAAGACTTTCTGGTTTATGGACGCACCTTGAGCGTCAAAAAGGTGGTATTGGTATGCGTGGACCTGGAGAAACAGAGATCGAAACCGATAGACGTATTGTGCGTGACAGAATTTCGTTGTTGAAAGATAAAATCAAAACAATTGACAAGCAGATGAGCATTCAGCGCAGTAATCGCGGTGCTATGGTTCGTGTTGCTTTGGTCGGTTACACAAACGTTGGAAAATCAACTTTGATGAATGCAATTGGTAAAAGCGATGTTTTTGTAGAAAACAAATTATTTGCAACGTTGGATACTACGGTTCGAAAAGTGGTGATTAAAAACTTACCATTTTTGCTTTCAGATACCGTTGGTTTTATTCGAAAACTGCCAACACAATTAGTTGATTCTTTTAAAAGTACACTGGATGAGGTTCGTGAAGCAGATTTGCTTTTGCATGTTGTAGATATTTCGCATCCAGACTTTGAAGATCACATTGAATCTGTAAATAAAACTTTGCAGGAAATTAAAAGTAATGACAAGCCAACAATCATGGTTTTTAATAAAATCGATGCTTATCGTCATCTTACTATTGAAGAAGATGATTTAATTACCGAAAGAACCCGCAGACATTACACTCTTGAGGAATGGAAACAAACTTGGATGAATGATGTAGGAGAAGGCAAAGCTCTATTTATTTCAGCAAGAGAAAAAGAGAATTTTGAAGAGTTTAGAGAAACGGTTTATGAAGCTGTTAGACAAATTCATATAACCAGATTCCCATACAATAAGTTTTTGTATCCTGATTATAAAGATGCAGTTGAGAAAGAAGAAGAAAAGGATGAAGAATAA
- a CDS encoding DUF5689 domain-containing protein — protein MKNIFLNSFFGISFLIITSCSTEVETPKLVCTQPDLTVNKSVEKVYELSNSTAKQYLYDDIIEAYVVSSDEDGNFFKTISLQTLATATAPSIGFSVPIDASNTYIDYRIGNKVYVKLKNQFTDLYYGGLRIGSLYVSNAGDPTIGRISQNDYKNVLNASCTIIDENTLVESLSIEEALKDNKLNTLIELNDVEFTEAALGRHYFEESNNVGGSTNWNLRDKTGNQIIFRTSSYAKFADHFVPEGSGKVRGVLTKFGTDYQLMVRSESDIDMNGKRNVPFFAEDFQSVKHNVNFALPGWSNIVEKATKLWKSMVYAGNGYAEFNTTSTTAAENIAWLVSPKINLAGYKNAVLSFRSAQHDLKMDSPLNTLEVYVSTNFDGASVTKAKWTKLEAKVPTLTTPTREFISSRGIDLSAYSGNIHIAFKYIGSGKDKTLNGAFMVDDIKIFGEK, from the coding sequence ATGAAAAACATATTTTTAAATTCATTTTTTGGAATATCATTTTTAATTATCACTAGCTGTAGTACCGAAGTCGAAACGCCGAAATTAGTCTGTACACAGCCAGATTTAACAGTAAATAAGTCTGTAGAAAAAGTATATGAACTTTCAAACAGTACAGCCAAACAATATTTGTACGATGATATAATCGAAGCGTATGTAGTTTCTAGTGACGAAGACGGTAATTTTTTTAAAACAATTTCATTGCAGACATTGGCTACTGCTACTGCTCCCTCGATTGGTTTTAGCGTTCCAATAGATGCTTCAAATACCTATATTGACTATCGCATTGGAAATAAAGTTTATGTAAAACTTAAAAACCAATTTACAGACTTATACTATGGCGGATTAAGAATTGGAAGCTTATATGTGAGCAATGCCGGCGATCCAACAATTGGCAGGATTTCTCAAAATGATTATAAAAATGTACTGAATGCTTCCTGTACAATAATTGATGAAAATACTTTGGTGGAATCGCTTTCTATAGAAGAGGCTCTTAAGGACAATAAATTAAACACATTAATAGAACTAAATGATGTCGAATTTACAGAGGCAGCTTTAGGGCGCCATTATTTTGAAGAATCAAATAATGTGGGCGGATCAACTAATTGGAATCTGCGAGATAAAACCGGAAACCAAATTATTTTTAGAACCAGCAGTTATGCAAAATTTGCAGATCATTTTGTGCCGGAAGGAAGTGGAAAAGTAAGAGGGGTTTTAACCAAATTTGGCACAGATTATCAATTGATGGTAAGATCTGAAAGTGATATTGATATGAATGGAAAGAGAAATGTCCCATTTTTTGCAGAAGATTTTCAATCGGTTAAACATAACGTAAATTTTGCTTTGCCGGGTTGGAGCAATATTGTAGAAAAAGCGACTAAACTGTGGAAGAGTATGGTGTATGCTGGAAATGGCTACGCAGAGTTTAATACCACAAGTACGACAGCAGCCGAAAATATTGCATGGCTTGTTTCTCCTAAAATTAATTTAGCAGGATATAAAAATGCCGTGCTTTCTTTTAGAAGTGCACAGCACGATCTAAAAATGGATTCACCTTTAAATACTTTAGAAGTTTATGTTTCTACCAATTTTGATGGAGCAAGTGTGACCAAAGCAAAATGGACAAAATTGGAAGCCAAAGTTCCGACATTAACAACACCCACACGCGAATTTATAAGCTCTAGGGGGATTGATCTTTCGGCATATTCTGGAAATATTCACATTGCTTTTAAATACATCGGATCAGGAAAAGATAAAACTTTAAACGGCGCTTTTATGGTCGATGACATTAAGATATTTGGAGAGAAATAA
- a CDS encoding carboxypeptidase-like regulatory domain-containing protein: protein MVKKYLAALILMAFTFASAQQQEITVTGIVIDARTQNPLENVIVTIQNTAVMQLTSKEGKFELHIFPQKEQLLLLRSQGYKDYLLKIQSSKQNINLGILQLEDTYSDEVPAALITLSDNDFSEDNSSSEMTSGLLQSSKDAFMQASAFNWGQARFRVRGLDSENGTMMLNGMTMNKIYDGRPQWNNWGGLNNILRNQEFSVGTAASNYTFGGILGTQQITTRASLYRKGTSLTFSGSNTTYTWRAIGTYASGMNSSGWAYAVAAGKRWADEGYFQGTNFNADSFFISVEKKLNNRNSLNITGFYTPNSRGKNSANTSEVTSLMGEKYNSYWGFQNGEKRNARIKNVEEPLVMLNHYFKIDAKTNLNSSVMYQFGKVGNSSIDYQNADSPDPVNYKKMPSYFSSLYAKDQGQFSGEFTPDYENAAKNAISLLENSQIDWATMYLANQKPTQNGYEPAKSKYVLYEDRTDDKTFAVNSNLNMQITPNISFDGGFTFRKLKSHNFQYLLDLLGGEYFEDIDPFYKGNLSQSDLQHPDRKVRKGDIYGYNYNLFANTLDLFTQFKFVYNKTEFYLAQSYAMTNYQREGLYQNGLYPTYSLGKSDKVNFENFGFKGGFTYKISGKQLLFFNAAHLTRAPSLRNTFSNSRLNNSIVNGIESENISSAEANYVYRSPKFKMRFTAYYSLIKNTSKISFFYAEGIFDNGAGYDATDAFVSQTLTHLDKKNTGAELSLEYQFSSTLKATLCAAYGNYVYSSNPNVSITNDANAAKDGAQTTFDFGQAYLKNYKQPGTPQQAYSFGMEYRDPKFWWLAANINYLAESYIDVSPISRTAQFYINPANNFPFPEATSERGNQLLKQEKFDPVSLLNISGGKSWRIRKKYIGVFASVNNVFNSIYKTGGFEQARNANFRALNQDVSSGTPSFGPKYYYGYGRTYFLNLTIGL, encoded by the coding sequence ATGGTAAAAAAATACTTAGCAGCTTTAATTTTAATGGCCTTTACTTTTGCGTCGGCACAGCAGCAAGAAATAACTGTTACTGGAATCGTTATTGATGCGCGAACTCAAAATCCGCTTGAAAATGTAATAGTGACGATTCAAAATACAGCTGTAATGCAGCTCACGTCAAAAGAAGGAAAATTTGAGCTTCATATATTTCCGCAAAAAGAGCAGTTACTTTTGCTGAGAAGCCAAGGATACAAAGATTATCTTTTAAAAATCCAATCTTCAAAACAAAACATTAATCTAGGAATTTTACAGCTCGAAGATACTTATTCAGATGAAGTTCCGGCCGCATTGATCACTTTGTCAGACAATGATTTTTCTGAAGATAACAGTTCATCAGAGATGACATCTGGACTTTTACAATCTTCAAAAGATGCGTTTATGCAGGCGTCGGCATTCAATTGGGGGCAAGCTCGCTTTCGTGTTCGCGGTTTAGACAGTGAAAATGGAACCATGATGCTGAATGGGATGACAATGAACAAAATCTACGACGGAAGACCGCAGTGGAACAATTGGGGAGGCTTAAATAATATCTTACGCAATCAAGAATTTTCGGTTGGAACGGCTGCATCGAATTATACTTTCGGTGGAATTTTAGGAACACAGCAAATCACAACTCGAGCTTCCTTATACAGAAAAGGAACATCACTCACATTTTCTGGAAGCAATACAACTTATACTTGGCGTGCAATTGGCACATATGCATCTGGAATGAATTCTTCTGGTTGGGCTTATGCGGTTGCAGCTGGAAAAAGGTGGGCGGATGAAGGTTACTTTCAAGGAACAAATTTCAATGCAGATTCTTTTTTCATTAGTGTCGAAAAGAAATTAAACAACAGAAATTCTCTGAACATTACAGGGTTTTATACTCCGAATTCGCGCGGAAAAAATTCAGCAAATACAAGTGAAGTGACCAGTTTAATGGGCGAAAAATACAATTCGTACTGGGGATTTCAGAATGGTGAAAAACGAAACGCAAGAATTAAAAATGTTGAAGAACCATTAGTAATGCTGAATCATTATTTTAAAATTGATGCTAAAACAAACCTGAATTCGAGCGTTATGTATCAATTTGGGAAAGTCGGAAACAGCAGTATAGATTATCAAAATGCAGATAGTCCAGATCCCGTTAATTATAAAAAAATGCCAAGTTATTTTAGTTCGCTTTATGCGAAAGATCAAGGACAATTTTCAGGTGAGTTTACTCCGGATTATGAAAATGCAGCAAAAAATGCAATTTCACTTCTGGAAAATTCTCAGATTGACTGGGCTACAATGTATCTTGCCAATCAAAAACCAACACAAAATGGTTATGAACCTGCCAAAAGTAAATATGTTCTTTATGAAGACCGAACAGACGATAAGACTTTTGCAGTAAATTCAAACTTAAATATGCAGATTACTCCAAATATTTCATTTGATGGAGGATTCACTTTCCGAAAACTAAAATCGCATAATTTTCAGTATTTGCTGGATCTTTTAGGTGGAGAATATTTCGAAGATATTGATCCATTTTACAAAGGAAATCTTTCACAATCAGATTTACAGCATCCAGACAGAAAAGTTAGGAAAGGAGATATTTATGGGTACAATTATAATTTGTTTGCTAATACTTTAGACCTTTTCACGCAGTTTAAATTTGTTTACAATAAAACAGAATTTTATCTGGCGCAATCATACGCAATGACGAATTATCAAAGAGAAGGATTGTATCAAAACGGACTTTATCCAACTTATTCTCTAGGAAAAAGTGACAAGGTTAACTTTGAAAATTTTGGTTTCAAAGGTGGATTTACCTATAAAATTTCTGGAAAGCAGCTGTTGTTTTTTAATGCAGCGCATTTGACAAGAGCTCCTTCTCTTAGAAATACATTCTCAAATTCACGATTAAATAATTCGATAGTTAATGGAATTGAAAGTGAAAATATTAGCAGCGCCGAAGCAAATTACGTTTATCGATCGCCAAAATTTAAAATGCGTTTTACGGCTTATTATTCTTTAATAAAAAACACTTCAAAAATTTCTTTTTTCTATGCCGAAGGAATTTTTGATAACGGAGCAGGTTATGATGCTACGGATGCTTTTGTAAGTCAGACTTTAACGCATTTAGACAAGAAAAATACTGGAGCAGAATTAAGTTTAGAATATCAATTTTCGTCAACACTAAAAGCGACTTTGTGTGCAGCCTACGGAAATTATGTTTACAGTAGTAATCCAAACGTATCAATTACAAATGATGCAAACGCAGCAAAAGATGGTGCGCAGACTACCTTTGATTTTGGTCAGGCCTATCTTAAAAATTACAAACAGCCAGGAACTCCGCAGCAGGCTTATTCGTTTGGAATGGAATATCGCGATCCAAAATTTTGGTGGCTGGCTGCTAACATTAATTATTTGGCAGAAAGTTATATCGATGTTTCGCCAATTTCAAGAACTGCCCAATTTTACATTAATCCAGCCAATAATTTTCCTTTCCCAGAAGCAACTTCAGAAAGAGGAAATCAATTATTGAAACAAGAAAAATTTGATCCTGTATCACTATTAAATATTAGCGGTGGAAAGTCATGGAGGATTCGTAAAAAATATATAGGTGTTTTTGCCAGCGTTAATAACGTTTTCAATTCAATATATAAAACTGGGGGTTTTGAACAGGCACGAAATGCAAATTTCAGAGCGCTAAATCAAGATGTTTCCAGCGGAACGCCATCGTTTGGTCCTAAATATTATTACGGTTACGGAAGAACTTATTTTTTAAATCTCACCATTGGTTTGTAA
- a CDS encoding DUF2480 family protein, protein MEEIINKVANSALEVFDLEDYYPKGMRVQIDISQWLLEGFLLKEKDFREHLKNHDWSQYQDQYVAVHCSTDAIIPAWALILVSVHLAPFAKKVVNGTIEDLDASLYEEILSRIDYSVYKSKPVIVKGCSRKPVPMRAYILATNYLQPFARSIMYGEACSAVPLYKESKK, encoded by the coding sequence ATGGAAGAAATTATCAATAAAGTCGCCAATAGTGCTTTAGAAGTTTTTGATTTAGAGGATTATTATCCAAAAGGAATGCGTGTGCAGATTGACATTTCGCAATGGCTTTTGGAAGGATTTTTATTGAAAGAAAAAGACTTTAGAGAGCACCTAAAAAATCATGATTGGTCGCAATATCAAGATCAATATGTTGCTGTACATTGCAGTACAGATGCTATTATTCCTGCTTGGGCATTAATTTTAGTTAGTGTTCATTTGGCTCCTTTTGCCAAAAAAGTAGTCAACGGAACAATCGAAGATCTTGATGCAAGTCTTTACGAAGAAATTTTAAGCAGAATCGATTATTCTGTTTATAAAAGTAAGCCTGTAATTGTAAAAGGCTGTTCTAGAAAACCCGTTCCAATGCGCGCTTATATTTTAGCCACAAATTATTTACAGCCATTTGCTCGCAGTATAATGTATGGTGAGGCGTGTTCTGCAGTACCTCTATATAAAGAATCTAAGAAATAA
- a CDS encoding OmpA family protein — protein MARGIKKIEWTGKGKVITKGSVPNEKAIIHADQFVDFKIAEWHDGTNAEDKKRNILWHFQTHTPRESILKINKKAEDTYSITLPKKLCGPFVYYLQASLPTLDYSRSAGLVISGWCQPRIVSSSWATETKGKDVRLSHQFSYGHPIYLHLDTEGLNGYNNLIIEVYRRVKGGNKATDDQQIKVYTQVPVINGEIDIILTDTISWKKTNEVGEFYIKVKNPSTKEYIKDYNNDVYHARYLRIQNKTELVPTKIETGVSKAKVQGEQKKYEKNPGSCRFTKIGITYNEDYEVIFDEGKFIRRANPNDNFDTLEKIYYDYDKWEIRSDAKPILDKVAIYLKEPPLLPVELGAHTDNRGTDEYNMELSAKRADSVVKYLISKGVPASIISAKGYGKTKLIHKGDHVSEALHQENRRTTLRFKLFENDAKALVHDVIVPSYKKPAEVSITINGLSRKACHKTKNHLNKMISYQSYVKLEPQNLTENKTNEVKVKLNSLLPDIPKITDVLSFGVKYRNKYHYYLNSCAYYSLVENPTFTINAYPDIVWIAHFQYNYTHHEEEHEPAKAPYYFHNKKLELKQGIKEEITELSNSIIGKIMSFFPGGWIVKDVLLKYIQENAMIYDVGLHSIYDREIEKREEALSLKGTVIDFIKTDSTTRYIVAFVIYEMVVVGIVIDLLMLYLTRGKSAEGKLAKIGSKIKKLSKDLKDAGAELVPSSIAVNAGMYYKLMADRRMALILEANIKADPLVAINFERKFNLKSLLFDEATKNEKNKDKKETNKAISEGLAKLGKNDVTFTLTIVGEINLEQNLQFNLLTEQYSLQDKFCTLVEKNKIAYTKKIAGSVLFEHSADKKFFEFTPLETQVTASLSLKLACESIVIIEYGYDKKDNKGLFMTIKLKFSGLKGTFNANVKARIDDDEGEYSTNNGRPIDFIVLEGHTFTLSTIYLFNNNQIA, from the coding sequence ATGGCAAGAGGAATAAAAAAAATTGAATGGACAGGGAAAGGAAAAGTAATTACAAAAGGTTCTGTTCCAAATGAAAAAGCGATAATACATGCAGATCAATTTGTAGATTTTAAAATTGCAGAATGGCATGATGGAACCAATGCAGAAGATAAAAAAAGAAATATTCTTTGGCATTTTCAAACCCATACACCTAGAGAAAGTATTCTTAAAATAAATAAGAAAGCTGAAGATACTTATAGTATAACATTACCTAAAAAGCTTTGTGGTCCCTTTGTCTATTATTTACAGGCAAGTTTGCCCACCTTAGATTATTCAAGATCTGCCGGCTTAGTTATTAGCGGATGGTGTCAACCACGAATAGTTTCTAGTTCATGGGCAACTGAAACAAAAGGAAAAGATGTTAGATTGTCTCACCAATTTTCTTATGGACATCCTATTTATCTTCATTTAGATACCGAAGGATTGAATGGTTATAATAATCTAATTATTGAAGTTTATAGAAGAGTAAAAGGAGGAAACAAAGCAACAGATGACCAACAGATAAAAGTTTATACTCAAGTTCCAGTTATAAATGGTGAAATTGATATTATTTTAACAGATACAATAAGTTGGAAAAAAACAAATGAAGTAGGAGAATTCTATATTAAAGTTAAAAACCCATCGACAAAAGAATATATCAAAGACTACAATAATGATGTTTATCATGCTCGTTATCTGCGTATACAAAATAAAACTGAACTCGTTCCTACTAAAATTGAGACAGGGGTCAGTAAAGCAAAAGTACAAGGCGAGCAAAAAAAATATGAAAAAAATCCTGGAAGTTGTAGGTTTACAAAAATAGGAATTACCTATAACGAAGATTATGAGGTAATTTTTGATGAAGGGAAATTTATTCGAAGAGCAAATCCAAATGACAATTTTGATACGCTTGAAAAAATATATTACGATTATGACAAATGGGAGATTCGTTCTGATGCAAAACCTATTTTAGATAAAGTTGCTATTTATTTAAAAGAACCGCCTTTGCTGCCAGTTGAATTGGGCGCCCATACCGATAATAGAGGAACAGATGAATACAATATGGAATTGTCTGCCAAAAGAGCAGATTCTGTTGTAAAGTATTTAATATCAAAGGGAGTTCCCGCTTCTATAATCTCTGCAAAAGGTTACGGAAAAACCAAACTGATTCATAAAGGAGATCATGTTTCTGAAGCACTGCATCAGGAAAACCGTAGAACGACCCTAAGATTTAAACTTTTTGAAAATGATGCAAAAGCGCTTGTTCATGATGTTATTGTGCCAAGTTATAAAAAGCCAGCTGAGGTAAGTATTACTATTAATGGACTTAGCAGAAAAGCATGTCATAAAACAAAGAATCATTTAAATAAAATGATTTCATATCAAAGTTATGTCAAGTTAGAACCGCAAAATTTAACAGAAAATAAGACCAATGAAGTAAAAGTTAAACTTAATTCGCTGCTTCCTGATATTCCAAAAATAACTGATGTACTTTCATTTGGAGTTAAATATAGAAATAAATATCATTACTATTTAAATTCTTGTGCATATTATTCTCTTGTTGAAAATCCAACTTTTACCATAAATGCCTATCCTGATATTGTTTGGATTGCGCATTTTCAGTACAATTATACACATCATGAAGAAGAGCATGAACCTGCCAAAGCACCTTATTATTTCCATAACAAAAAGTTAGAATTAAAACAAGGTATCAAAGAAGAAATTACAGAGTTATCAAATTCTATAATTGGCAAAATAATGAGTTTTTTTCCTGGAGGCTGGATTGTTAAAGACGTGCTTTTAAAGTATATACAAGAAAATGCCATGATTTATGACGTAGGACTGCACTCCATTTATGACCGTGAAATTGAAAAAAGAGAAGAAGCTTTAAGCCTAAAAGGCACGGTAATAGATTTTATAAAAACAGACTCAACAACAAGATATATTGTAGCTTTTGTAATTTATGAAATGGTCGTTGTAGGAATTGTGATTGACTTATTAATGCTTTATCTCACAAGAGGAAAAAGCGCAGAAGGTAAATTAGCAAAAATTGGAAGTAAGATTAAAAAATTATCGAAAGATTTAAAAGATGCGGGTGCCGAATTAGTGCCATCGTCAATTGCTGTAAATGCAGGAATGTATTATAAGTTAATGGCAGATAGAAGAATGGCATTAATTCTTGAAGCCAACATAAAAGCAGATCCGTTAGTTGCCATAAACTTTGAGAGAAAATTCAATTTAAAAAGTTTGCTTTTTGATGAAGCCACAAAAAATGAAAAAAACAAAGACAAAAAAGAAACTAATAAAGCAATAAGCGAAGGTCTAGCCAAATTAGGTAAAAATGATGTAACGTTTACATTAACTATTGTTGGCGAAATAAATTTGGAGCAAAACCTCCAATTCAATTTACTTACCGAGCAGTACAGTCTGCAAGACAAGTTTTGTACCCTTGTAGAGAAGAACAAGATTGCATATACTAAAAAAATAGCAGGAAGTGTGTTGTTTGAGCATTCAGCAGATAAAAAGTTTTTTGAGTTCACGCCTTTAGAAACGCAAGTTACAGCTTCTCTCTCTCTAAAATTGGCATGCGAATCCATTGTCATTATAGAATATGGCTATGACAAAAAAGACAACAAAGGTTTGTTTATGACCATAAAGCTTAAATTTTCAGGATTGAAAGGGACTTTTAATGCTAATGTAAAAGCTAGGATTGATGATGATGAGGGAGAGTATTCTACTAATAATGGTAGGCCTATAGATTTTATAGTCCTAGAAGGGCATACTTTTACTTTGAGCACAATTTATCTATTCAACAACAACCAAATTGCCTAA